The following are encoded in a window of Colletotrichum lupini chromosome 3, complete sequence genomic DNA:
- a CDS encoding RNA recognition domain-containing protein, with protein MSKPPSRVVFVGNIPYGLSEEQISDIFSSAGKVLNFRLVYDRETGRPKGFGFAEYPDNDSAASAVRNLNDYEIMGRKLRVDFSNEGGSDDNNDSHGHGRDGGNPSHASNGYNPVAPPMQSSTLPPLPAGKELPPNVTATDAISRTLNTLPPSQLLDILTQMKALASTDPARATELLQQAPQLAYAVFQALLLMGLVSPEAIHSVIEPGGAPPAPPPQAAPIGYPPQPTPGFPPVPVMGANNTPPVAGTPYAPPPQQAPYGAPPPVAAPLGQDPDALMRQVMELPMETINMLPEAERQQILALRASFGGQRR; from the exons ATGTCGAAGCCGCCTTCCAGAGTTGTCTTCGTGGGCAATATCCCCTATG GCCTTTCCGAGGAGCAGATCAGCGACATCTTCAGCAGCGCCGGCAAGGTCCTAAACTTCCGCCTAGTCTACGACCGCGAAACCGGACGGCCCAAGGGTTTCGGCTTTGCAGAATATCCAGACAATG ACTCCGCAGCATCGGCTGTCCGCAACCTCAACGACTATGAGATTATGGGAAGGAAACTTAGGGTCGACTTTTCCAACGAGGGCGGCAGTGACGACAACAATGATAGCCACGGACAC GGCCGAGATGGCGGCAACCCCTCCCACGCCTCGAACGGATACAACCCTGTCGCGCCGCCGATGCAGTCGAGTACGCTGCCTCCTCTCCCAGCCGGCAAGGAGCTGCCCCCGAACGTCACAGCAACCGACGCCATCTCACGGACTCTCAACACCCTTCCCCCGTCTCAACTCCTCGATATCCTCACACAGATGAAGGCGCTGGCCTCTACCGACCCCGCCAGGGCGACGGAACTTCTCCAGCAGGCACCGCAACTGGCATACGCCGTCTTCCAGGCTCTCCTGCTCATGGGTCTGGTGTCTCCCGAGGCGATCCACTCCGTCATCGAGCCTGGCGGCGCGCCCCCGGCGCCCCCACCGCAGGCCGCGCCGATCGGTTACCCGCCACAGCCCACCCCCGGCTTCCCGCCGGTCCCCGTGATGGGAGCTAACAACACCCCGCCTGTCGCCGGCACGCCGTACGCGCCTCCCCCGCAGCAAGCTCCTTATGGCGCACCCCCGCCGGTTGCTGCACCTCTGGGTCAAGACCCCGACGCTCTCATGCGGCAGGTTATGGAACTGCCGATGGAGACGATCAACATGCTCCCCGAGGCAGAGAGACAACAGATCCTGGCGCTCCGCGCAAGCTTTGGTGGACAAAGGCGATGA